One genomic window of Cannabis sativa cultivar Pink pepper isolate KNU-18-1 chromosome 2, ASM2916894v1, whole genome shotgun sequence includes the following:
- the LOC115719638 gene encoding callose synthase 9: MSQVDELWERLVRAVLKRERTGKDAYGQPVDGIAGNVPSSLANNGDIDEILRAADEIQNENPNVSRILCEHAYSLAQNLDPNSEGRGVLQFKTGLMSVIKQKLAKREGGVIDRSQDIALLQEFYRVYREQNDVEKLREEELSLREAGAFSGNLGELERRTVKRKRVFATLKVLGTVLQQLTEEIPDELRRVMETDAAMTDNLIAYNIIPLDAPSVTNRIGFFPEVKAAISVLKYRGLPKLPEDFPIPATRNADVFDFLHYVFGFQKDSVSNQRENIVHLLANEQSQLRVLEEAEPELDEAAVQNVFLKSLDNYIKWCNYLCIQPVWSNFDVVVKEKKILFVSLYFLIWGEAANVRFIPECLCYIFHHMARELDEILRHQIAQPANSCKAGDGVSFLDQVIFPLYDVMQAETKSNKDGKAPHSAWRNYDDFNEHFWSLHCFELGWPWRLGSPFFQKPELSKNMLKSGRSKHRGKTSFVEHRTFLHLYHSFHRLWIFLAMMFQGLAIIAFNDENFNGKTLREILSLAPTFVVMKFFESVLDVIMMFGAYSTSRRLAVARIFLRFIWFSTASVVVSLLYVKALQEESRPNGNGVIFRLYLIVIGIYGGIQFFISFMMRIPACHRLTNQCDRWPLIRFVKWMRQERYYVGRGMYERTTDFIKYLVFWLVILSAKFSFAYFLQIRPLVKPTRTVVKMDTIQYSWHDFVSQHNHNALTVVSLWAPVVAIYLLDIHVFYTIISSVWGFLLGARDRLGEIRSLELVHKLFEEFPEAFMTTLHVPLSNSTSQNASSQVFEKKVNAARFSPFWNEIIANLREEDYLTNQEMELLLMPKNTGTLNLVQWPLFLLASKIILAKDIAVDGRDSQDDELWDRISRDEYMKYAVQECFYTLKHILTTILQDEGKLWVERIYEDIQSSIGQRNLHSDLNLTKLPLLITRVTALMGMLKEVETSDQEKGAVKAVQDLYDVVRLDLLSVNMGENRETYYLVSKAWKEGRLFQKIKWPKDPELRSQVKRLYSLLTIKDSAANVPRNLEARRRLQFFTNSLFMEMPVAKPVNEMLSFSVFTPYYSEVVIYSMKELLERNEDGISVLFYLQKIFPDEWRNFLHRIGRDENAHESELDTPNDILELRLWASYRGQTLARTVRGMMYYRKALMLQTYLERKSSGDLETAISNTDEIETQGFTLSPEARAQADLKFTYVVTCQIYGKQKEDQKPEAADIALLMQRNEALRVAFIDEVETLKDDGKVQREYFSKLVKGDINGKDKEIYSIKLPGNPKLGEGKPENQNHAIVFTRGNAVQTIDMNQDNYFEEALKMRNLLEEFHRDHGIRPATILGVREHVFTGSVSSLASFMSNQETSFVTLGQRVLSTPLKVRMHYGHPDVFDRVFHITRGGISKASRVINISEDIFAGFNSTLRQGNITHHEYIQVGKGRDVGLNQIALFEGKVAGGNGEQVLSRDVYRLGQQFDFFRMMSFYFTTVGFYFCTMLTVLTVYVFLYGKAYLALSGVGETIQVRARIMDNTALTTAMNTQFLFQIGIFTAVPMILGFILEQGFLKAVVSFVTMQFQLCSVFFTFSLGTRTHYFGRTILHGGAKYHATGRGFVVKHIKFAENYRLYSRSHFVKGLEVVLLLVIYLAYGYNEGGIISYILLSVSSWFMALSWLFAPYLFNPSGFEWQKVVEDFRDWANWLLYRGGIGVKGEESWEAWWDEELAHIRTFSGRVAETILSLRFFIFQFGVVYKLDLQGNNTSLSIYGFSWIVLAVLVILFKVFTFSQKISVNFQLVLRFIQGISFLVALAGITVAIILTDLSVPDIFASILAFVPTGWGLLSIAAAWKPLMKKLGLWKSVRSIARLYDAGMGMIIFIPIAFFSWFPFVSTFQTRLMFNQAFSRGLEISLILAGNNPNSGI, encoded by the exons ATGTCTCAAGTTGACGAACTATGGGAGCGTTTAGTTCGTGCTGTATTGAAAAGAGAACGGACTGGAAAGGATGCGTATGGGCAACCTGTTGATGGAATTGCTGGAAATGTTCCCTCTTCACTTGCTAATAATGGAGATATTGATGAAATTCTACGTGCTGCTGATGAGatccaaaatgagaatccaaatGTCTCCAGGATAT TATGTGAACATGCTTATTCTTTGGCTCAAAATTTGGATCCTAATAGTGAAGGAAGAGGAGTTTTACAATTTAAAACTGGATTGATGTCTGTAATTAAG caaAAACTAGCTAAGAGGGAAGGAGGAGTTATAGATAGAAGCCAAGACATTGCTCTTCTGCAAGAGTTCTACAGAGTCTATCGAGAGCAGAATGATGTGGAAAAGTTAAGAGAAGAAGAGTTGAGTTTAAGGGAGGCTGGGGCTTTCAGTGGAAACTTGGGGGA GTTGGAGAGAAGGACGGTTAAGAGAAAAAGAGTTTTTGCTACTTTGAAAGTGTTAGGGACAGTCCTTCAGCAGTTGACTGAGGAAATTCCTGATGAG CTGAGACGTGTGATGGAAACTGATGCAGCTATGACGGACAACTTAATTGCTTATAATATTATTCCACTTGATGCTCCTAGCGTAACAAATCGTATTGGATTTTTTCCTGAG GTTAAAGCAGCAATCTCAGTGTTAAAATATAGGGGATTGCCAAAATTGCCTGAGGATTTTCCCATCCCAGCTACAAGGAATGCTGATGTTTTCGATTTTCTGCACTACGTTTTTGGATTTCAG AAAGACAGTGTTTCTAATCAGCGAGAAAATATTGTTCACCTTCTTGCCAATGAGCAATCACAACTTCGTGTTCTTGAAGAAGCTGAACCT GAATTGGATGAAGCTGCAGTGCAAAATGTATTCCTGAAGTCCCTTGATAATTATATTAAGTGGTGTAATTACTTGTGCATTCAGCCCGTCTGGAGCAA TTTTGATGTTGTTGTCAAGGAGAAGAAGATACTATTTGTTTCCTTGTACTTTTTGATATGGGGTGAAGCAGCCAACGTCAGATTCATTCCAGAATGCTTGTGCTACATATTTCATCAT ATGGCCAGAGAACTAGATGAAATTTTAAGGCATCAGATTGCACAGCCAGCCAATAGTTGCAAGGCTGGGGATGGGGTTTCATTCCTTGATCAAGTTATATTTCCTCTCTATGATGTTATGCAAGCG GAGACAAAAAGCAATAAAGACGGAAAAGCACCACACTCTGCCTGGCGCAATTATGATGATTTTAATGAGCATTTTTG GTCACTTCATTGTTTTGAACTTGGCTGGCCATGGCGTTTGGGCTCACCCTTTTTCCAAAAGCCAGAACTCTCGAAG AATATGCTTAAATCGGGCAGAAGTAAACATAGAGGGAAGACTTCTTTCGTGGAGCACCGGACTTTTCTTCATCTCTATCACAGTTTTCATCGCCTATGGATATTCCTTGCGATGATGTTCCAG GGACTTGCTATTATTGCATTCAATGATGAAAACTTTAATGGGAAGACTCTTCGGGAGATTCTCAGTCTTGCTCCAACATTTGTTGTAATGAAATTTTTTGAGA GTGTGCTAGATGTTATAATGATGTTTGGGGCGTATTCTACATCACGGAGGCTTGCTGTTGCTCGTATTTTTCTTCGTTTTATCTGGTTCAGTACGGCTTCAGTTGTTGTATCTCTCCTATATGT GAAAGCGCTTCAGGAAGAGAGTAGACCAAATGGAAATGGTGTTATATTCAGATTGTACTTGATTGTCATTGGCATTTATGGTGGCATTCAATTTTTCATTAGTTTCATGATGCGAATTCCTGCCTGTCATCGGTTGACTAATCAATGTGATCGCTGGCCTTTAATCCGTTTTGTCAAATGGATGCGCCAG gAACGGTATTATGTTGGGCGTGGAATGTATGAAAGGACCACTGATTTTATCAA GTATTTGGTGTTTTGGCTTGTGATTCTGAGCGCGAAGTTTTCATTTGCTTATTTTCTACAG ATCAGGCCACTTGTAAAACCAACTCGAACAGTAGTAAAGATGGATACCATACAATATTCTTGGCATGATTTTGTATCTCAAC ATAATCATAATGCTCTGACTGTGGTTAGCTTATGGGCTCCTGTAGTTGCT ATTTATCTCTTAGATATCCATGTGTTCTACACCATCATATCTTCTGTATGGGGCTTTTTGCTTGGGGCCAGAGATCGTCTAGGAGAA ATTAGATCCTTGGAATTAGTTCACAAACTTTTTGAAGAGTTTCCTGAAGCTTTTATGACCACTCTTCATGTACCTCTTTCCAACAG CACTTCTCAGAATGCGTCCAgtcag GTTTTTGAGAAGAAGGTTAATGCTGCGCGGTTCTCTCCGTTTTGGAATGAAATCATAGCAAATCTTAGGGAAGAAGATTATTTAACAAACCA AGAAATGGAATTGCTTTTAATGCCTAAAAATACTGGAACTCTCAATTTGGTTCAATGGCCTCTTTTCCTTCTTGCTAGCAAG ATAATTCTCGCCAAGGACATTGCTGTTGATGGTAGAGACTCACAAGATGATGAATtatgggatagaatttcgagaGACGAATATATGAAGTATGCAGTACAGGAGTGCTTTTATACTCTTAAGCATATCTTGACAACAATATTGCAAGATGAAGGAAAGTTGTG GGTTGAAAGGATATATGAGGATATTCAATCAAGCATCGGACAGAGAAATCTGCATTCTGATTTGAACTTAACTAAGCTGCCACTCCTAATAACAAGAGTCACTGCATTAATGGGAATGCTG AAAGAAGTAGAAACATCTGACCAAGAGAAAGGAGCAGTTAAAGCTGTTCAGGATTTGTACGATGTTGTCCGTCTTGATCTCCTATCTGTTAATATGGG GGAAAACCGTGAAACATATTATTTGGTATCAAAAGCATGGAAGGAAGGCCGCCTCTTCCAGAAAATAAAGTGGCCTAAGGACCCTGAGTTG AGATCCCAGGTCAAAAGGCTCTATTCATTACTAACTATCAAAGATTCTGCCGCAAATGTTCCAAGAAATCTGGAGGCAAGGCGGAGGCTGCAGTTCTTCACAAATTCTCTTTTCATGGAGATGCCTGTTGCTAAGCCCGTTAATGAGATGTTGTCCTTCAG TGTGTTCACGCCATATTATTCTGAGGTTGTGATTTATAGCATGAAAGAACTCTTGGAGAGAAATGAAGATGGGATATCAGTATTGTTTTATCTCCAAAAAATATTCCCAG ATGAGTGGAGGAATTTTCTTCATCGAATTGGTCGTGATGAAAATGCGCATGAGTCAGAACTAGATACCCCGAATGATATATTGGAACTTCGGCTTTGGGCCTCATACCGTGGTCAAACCTTGGCCAGAACTG TTCGTGGGATGATGTACTATAGGAAAGCTCTGATGCTTCAGACCTACTTAGAGAGAAAAAGTTCTGGCG ATTTGGAAACTGCAATATCCAATACCGATGAAATTGAGACTCAAGGATTTACGTTATCTCCTGAAGCACGGGCTCAGGCAGACTTAAAGTTTACATATGTAGTAACATGTCAAATATATGGTAAACAGAAAGAAGATCAAAAACCTGAGGCTGCTGACATTGCATTGCTTATGCAAAG AAATGAAGCCCTTCGTGTTGCTTTTATTGATGAGGTTGAAACACTAAAGGATGATGGTAAAGTACAGAGGGAATATTTCTCAAAGCTCGTTAAGGGTGATATCAATGGGAAGGACAAG GAAATTTACTCTATAAAATTGCCTGGAAATCCAAAACTTGGTGAAGGAAAACCCGAGAATCAAAATCATGCAATTGTATTCACTCGTGGAAATGCAGTCCAAACAATTGACATGAATCAG GATAACTATTTTGAGGAAGCTTTGAAAATGAGAAACCTGCTTGAAGAATTCCACCGTGATCACGGCATTCGTCCTGCCACAATTCTTGGTGTTAGGGAGCATGTCTTTACTGGAAG TGTGTCGTCTTTAGCCTCATTCATGTCAAACCAAGAGACAAGCTTTGTAACATTAGGTCAACGTGTTTTATCAACACCTTTGAA GGTCCGTATGCATTATGGACATCCTGATGTTTTTGATAGAGTCTTTCATATAACACGGGGTGGTATCAGCAAGGCCTCTCGTGTCATCAATATTAGTGAAGATATATTCGCAG GATTTAATTCAACTCTACGCCAAGGAAATATTACACATCACGAGTATATTCAG gtTGGCAAGGGACGAGATGTTGGGCTCAATCAAATTGCTCTTTTTGAAGGGAAAGTCGCTGGGGGAAATGGTGAACAAGTTCTTAGTCGTGATGTCTACAGGCTTGGTCAGCAGTTTGATTTCTTCCGGATGATGTCATTCTACTTTACCACAGTTGGATTCTACTTTTGTACAATG TTGACAGTGCTGACTGTGTACGTATTTCTCTATGGGAAAGCGTATTTG GCGCTATCTGGAGTTGGTGAAACAATTCAAGTGAGAGCTCGGATTATGGATAATACCGCTCTTACTACTGCTATGAATACACAATTTCTCTTTCAAATTGGTATCTTTACCGCCGTGCCAATGATCTTAGGCTTCATACTGGAACAAGGCTTTTTAAAG GCTGTTGTTAGTTTTGTCACAATGCAATTTCAGCTTTGCTCTGTTTTCTTCACATTCTCTCTTGGAACAAGGACACATTACTTTGGCCGGACTATACTTCACGGTGGTGCTAAG TACCATGCAACCGGTAGGGGATTCGTGGTCAAGCATATTAAATTTGCAGAAAACTACAGGCTTTATTCCCGGAGTCATTTTGTAAAAGG ATTGGAGGTAGTGCTCTTATTGGTGATATACCTTGCATATGGTTACAACGAAGGCGGTATAATATCTTACATTCTTCTATCCGTTAGTAGTTGGTTTATGGCTCTTTCTTGGCTTTTCGCTCCATATTTGTTCAATCCTTCTGGATTCGAATGGCAAAA GGTTGTGGAAGATTTCCGTGATTGGGCGAATTGGCTTCTTTACAGAGGCGGAATCGGTGTTAAAGGAGAAGAAAGCTGGGAAGCCTGGTGGGATGAGGAACTG GCACATATTCGGACTTTCAGTGGAAGAGTTGCTGAGACTATTCTTAGTCTAAGGTTCTTTATTTTCCAGTTTGGTGTTGTCTACAAGCTAGATTTGCAAGGAAATAATACATCGCTTTCG ATCTACGGCTTTTCATGGATAGTGTTAGCAGTTCTAGTAATTCTTTTCAAG GTGTTCACCTTCAGCCAGAAAATCTCTGTTAATTTCCAGCTCGTTTTGCGGTTCATCCAAGGCATTTCCTTTCTGGTAGCACTCGCTGGTATAACCGTCGCAATCATTTTAACAGATTTGTCAGTTCCAGACATTTTCGCTAGCATCCTTGCATTTGTACCAACCGGATGGGGACTTCTTTCG ATCGCAGCTGCATGGAAACCTTTGATGAAAAAATTAGGACTGTGGAAGTCAGTTCGCTCCATTGCTCGATTATACGACGCGGGTATGGGAATGATCATATTCATCCCGATTGCATTCTTTTCTTGGTTCCCATTCGTGTCAACATTCCAAACCAGACTCATGTTCAACCAGGCTTTCAGCCGAGGTTTGGAGATCTCTCTCATTCTTGCCGGAAACAACCCCAATTCCGGGATCTGA
- the LOC115718916 gene encoding uncharacterized protein LOC115718916: MNDQSQMMNQAQMMSLNQQSQMMMMNQSSSSQPLMNQSQMMSAGQSQQPLPLRHGYNKVWSSQQQQQQNQQNQQKQDKFQNSSKPNFSAQNQGGGGRNNWKGKKNSDPRRNEPVLPSGPNSYKPPTLHELQSQNRLKARKFYPKKKFNNRFAPYAPRNTTSFIIRAKKSGGIASLVSPCPVTPAVLPTPIFSPSREILGDMAKEEWGVDGYGSMKGLIRLRSPGNDNEDEDDDEEGESDVEEHVEVERRLDHDLSRFEMIYPNYSGMDYNNVLENRVDDQDTHIAQLEEENLTLKERLFLMERELSDFRRRLQFLERQSNLNHGVVGDVHEEVVENESENESDGGSGAPDLSGHEGSRDFDGDSKEMEELGHNDIVAETKDEEQVAVKTGEEGAEEAVAEIEEEEEEEEKGNSEMAMAVENGTCSEKKSIDEED; the protein is encoded by the coding sequence atgaaCGATCAATCTCAGATGATGAATCAGGCTCAAATGATGAGTTTGAATCAACAATctcagatgatgatgatgaatcaGTCTTCTTCTTCTCAACCTCTGATGAATCAGTCTCAGATGATGTCAGCAGGTCAATCTCAACAACCTCTTCCTCTTCGCCATGGCTATAATAAGGTTTGGTCTtctcaacaacaacaacaacaaaaccaGCAAAATCAACAGAAGCAAGACAAGTTTCAGAATTCATCGAAGCCAAATTTCTCTGCTCAAAATCAAGGAGGAGGAGGAAGAAACAATTGGAAAGGAAAGAAAAATTCAGATCCAAGAAGAAACGAACCAGTTCTTCCTAGTGGTCCGAACAGTTATAAACCTCCAACTCTTCACGAATTACAGTCACAGAATCGATTAAAAGCCAGGAAATTCTATCCAAAAAAGAAGTTCAACAATAGATTTGCACCTTATGCGCCTAGAAACACAACATCTTTCATAATCCGTGCTAAGAAATCCGGCGGAATAGCTTCTTTGGTTTCTCCATGTCCGGTTACTCCGGCGGTTCTTCCGACGCCGATATTTTCTCCGTCGAGGGAGATTTTAGGTGATATGGCTAAGGAAGAATGGGGTGTTGATGGGTATGGTTCTATGAAGGGTTTGATTAGGCTTCGTTCACCTGGGAATGAtaatgaagatgaagatgatgatgaagaaggtGAGAGTGATGTTGAAGAACATGTTGAAGTTGAGAGAAGATTGGATCATGATTTGAGTAGGTTTGAGATGATTTACCCTAATTACAGTGGAATGGATTATAATAATGTTTTGGAGAATAGAGTTGATGATCAAGATACCCATATAGCTCAATTAGAGGAAGAGAATTTAACATTGAAAGAAAGGCTTTTTTTGATGGAAAGGGAGTTGAGTGATTTTAGAAGAAGGCTTCAGTTTCTTGAGAGACAGAGTAATCTTAATCATGGTGTTGTTGGTGATGTTCATGAAGAAGTTGTTGAGAATGAATCTGAGAATGAGAGTGATGGTGGTTCTGGTGCTCCTGATTTGTCTGGACATGAAGGGAGTAGAGATTTCGATGGCGATTCTAAGGAAATGGAAGAATTGGGACACAATGACATTGTTGCTGAGACTAAGGATGAAGAACAGGTTGCTGTTAAGACTGGGGAGGAAGGAGCAGAAGAAGCTGTGGCCGAAATcgaggaggaggaagaagaagaagaaaagggtAACTCGGAGATGGCGATGGCGGTGGAGAATGGTACTTGTTCGGAGAAGAAGAGCATTGATGAAGAGGATTAA